The Ochotona princeps isolate mOchPri1 chromosome 22, mOchPri1.hap1, whole genome shotgun sequence nucleotide sequence AgatgccccgccccaccccaggaGCAGACACCAGGTCACCCTTCCCTAAGGCGACAATCCAGATTCTTAAAGTCCACGAGGGATACATTCTCTTCCTGCCCCGCTTAGCTGATGTGTGTGGGATGGTTCACAGAACATGGCAGCCAGAGGCCTGCAGCATGGAGATGGGGTCCTTTTGCCTGTGTGACCATCAACTGAAACTGAACTGAGAGCCAGGGCTTGACTTGGAGGTACCAGTCCCTCcctgcttcttccttttctttctctcccttctttcttgttattgttctcttttgaaaaaaaaaattaaaataataaaacccaAAGAAATAACCTCAGTGTGTGCTGAATTCTTGATCTAGAATTCGTGGGCTGTGGGCAGCCCTGGAGCAACGGGCTGCAATAGCTCTCCTCCCCAgaaggccctgccctgccctgcccctcccctgtgtTAGCCTGAAAACCTCCCAGGCGAGTGCAGTGGGAACCCAGCCCCGAAGGCAGCAGGGCCAGCACGTGGCCTCCCGCTCCACACTCTACAAGCAGACTCAGGACGCTCCCATGTTAACAGGGTCCCGCAGCTCCTGGGGTTCAGAGAGGCTGGTGGGATGGCTTAGAGTATCAGATttgtcctttgtgtgtgtgtgaaatctaaGCTCTGTACATGTTTTGTTACCCTGGGTTTTTGATGAATCGTGCATGACTTTCCTATAGGATCTCCCTAAAGACCTTGCTTCTTTGGCAAGTAGTTAGAAGAACTCAGAAAGCTGGTGCACTGTGCCCGATAAAGATGCTCAGATGGGTGCTCATCCAACCACGCCCTTGGGACCAGTTCAGGATTGGGAGCAAGTGCTACTTCTTCCTGTGAAAACAAGAAGCCTCATGTGCAGGCCCACCCAGCTCTACACCTGGTCTGCGCTGAGTCAGCTTGGCAACATTTTCTCCCTCTGTGATTTCTGAGTCTTTCTCTAGCTTTCCTTTTAACCTGTATTATCTGTTGGCTTGACAGGGGACTAAACTAAACTTCCAGGCATCAGGGCACCCAGCCGTGGGTTCAGGTCTTTTCATTTACAAGTGGACATTTCACAGTTTGGAGAGCTACATTTGCCTGTGGCCGTTGAAGTGGCCATGTGACACCTCTGCGATTGGAAAGAGCAGAAACCTTGGTGTTCGTAAATCGTGGCTGGCTGCTGCCTCTGCCCTGGCTGGCTGGATGCCTCCAGACAATCCTCTATGCTTCTTTGGCctttagttttctcatctgtgaattgGAAAGGATGCCCGGCTCCGAGGGTTGTGGGAAGCACCACGAGGTGCTTGATACAGCTCCTGAGGCATTCCTGCATTGAATTACCAAAGATACACTTCCTCATGTGCTAGGCACTCCGCTCGGAGCTGCAAATGTGCAATGCTTGACACCCTtctgacacacacatgcacacgcgcacacacatacacacacacacacatttaccagGGACAAGCAAACACCTGGTTGTGATCGTCGACGCACTGAGGAATTCAGTTCCTGGTACCTTCAGAATGCCATGGGctgaggggtggggaaggaggaacGCTACCCCTCATCATCACCCACCTCCTTGCCATCTATTTCACCAGGACCCAGGTGAAAATCAGCAGGCACAGCACCACCATGGGCTGGCCCACAGTGACTGGAAATCCAGCCCCCCTTTCCAACCAGAAGTCACAGTGCTTGATGGAGCACAGCTCCTTGATCAGCCGCCACAGGACCCGCTGGTGCAACTTGTTCTGCTTCTCCCGGGAAAACTCGCCCTGGTTGGCCGCCTGCGTGGCGTTGATGCACTTGGCCACGAACACTTCCTTGGTCACATTGCCTTCAGAACAGCCGTCGTAGTGGATGCCATCGGGAAACTGCCAGTAGTTGGCTTCATAGTACTTGTTGCCCTCTGGCCCGAAGTCGATGCTGAGCTTCTGGCCCTGCCGGATGAAGGTTCCAGGGCGGTTCTCAGCCACGCGTGCTTCTGTGatctgggctgtgctgggcagtgCCTTGCGGTTCCATTTGATCCTGTGCTTTATGCCTCTCGCCTTGACTGTGGGCAGAAGGCTGAAGAGCAGGACGCAAACAATGGCCAAGCCCCACCCTCCCAGATGCTTCCTCATCGTTGTCAGAACCTGCAGGAGAAACGGCCAGGATGGTTAATTTCCCACTGGGCTCTCCAAGCTGCCCTGCCTGCTTCGTGGCAGCCTTACCCCAGTCTTGGCTTTTTCAGGGAGTTAGATCTGCTCAGAGCTTTggtccttacttttttttttttcccctcacatgGATAAGAGGCTGAAATAGACAATTAGCAAGCCTTTGGGTATGTGCTGGAAATGAATGACTGATGATGTCATGGGTGTAGGTTTTTCTGGTCCTCTCAAGTCGGTTCATACGAAGGGGCCCTGGAGGAAGATGCAGCGGAACACTTGCAACCAAGTGCTTCTCGGCTAGGACAAGATTTTTGAACATCCCTCTTCATTCTCTATTGCTCTAAGCCAGCTTTGTCTCCTGTGCGTTCTATGCCACTCTTCTTAGAAAGTTCCTGATGCTGATTCTAACGGGCTCAACGTTATGAGACTGGAggtgtggagagacagacaggtgcTTTAAGCATCCTCACTGCCCCTCTGTCATGGGGTCCAGGTGTGTCCAGCCAGCTCATCCCTGGGCTCCACATGCCCCTGCTCAGTTCACTAGCTTTAAAGACTTGTTcgttgttattttatttgaaaggcacacacacacacacacacacacacatcttccaaccactggttcactcacaaaaatgcccacaacaggtaGGACTTGGCCAGATtacagccaagagctgggaactcaatcctggtttcccatgtggatggaagggacccaagtacttaagccctcACCTGGCGCGTCCCAAAGGGCACATGTATTAGTAAGgcgctggactggaagtggggtaCTGGGACTTAAGCCAGGCATTGCGATGTGAAATGCAGACTTGCCCCATGTACCTGCCCTGCTGCTAGCTTCTGATTGTGAACATCCACTCTTGTCAGTCAGACAGGAGGGCCAGGGACAGCAAAGGGGCCCCAGAAGGACGAGTGGTGACCTTGTGGAATAGCCTCCTTGCCCTGCCATCACCCCGACCCTgtaactccctgcttctggctcctgcaatGACCACAGCTACTGTGGTGATCACAGCCCAAGGCTGACGATCAGGCCATTCCAGCACCTGCAGCTCCGAGTGCCTCATGGATGCGAGAAGAGCCCTCACTGCCTCCTGGGAAAGATCTGCTGTGAGGCCGCAGGCACTTGGTTTGCTGAGCCCCCAAGACGCAGAGTTCCCCGATGCACCTGTTAGAATGTTCAAACTCGAGACAACACTGGCTGCTacaggtcctttttttttttgcccccagAAGGGAAACAGTTAAAATGCAAAGACCTTGCAGAGGTCTTACAGCAGCCAGTGTCTCCTGTCTGCACCCCTGTGGGGCGCAGGAGCACCCTACCTCCAGCACCTCATCCCTTCCCACCCTCAATCTCAGCCAACCTGGaatgccacacacatacacacacgcttATCTCAAACAGAAGGACATGCCCCACATTGCCACACATCATGGGTTGATACCCCTTGGTTGGAGAAAACTttataatcaatcaatcaatcatacgatacagttccaaaggctctggaatTTTCGCTTCCACTCCCAGATCCTCTCCCTACATGGATACAACAGAACAggccttcaaaaacagtcataagtggTTGGAGAAATGTTAAAGAAGAAAACTCAAGGGGTCATGGTAAGTGAGCCGGCACTGGAAGGCTGGGGCAGGgttttgagaaagaaagaaagaaagcctggATAGAGAGGGACTTCAATGTCAAACATGGTCCCCAGCGGCCAGCCCCGAGGCAGCCTTTTAGCATGGGATCTGAAGCAAGACCATGCAGGGATATTCTTGTAGGCCTCTCTAGAGGCACCCATCCCAGGATGTGGGGGATGCAGGTAGGGAATTTCCCACCTGGTTCACCGGCTGAGGTGGAAATCTGATTAGAAACCAGAAGCCTGCCCACAGAGACCCCCTCCTTGTCACCTACCTTGGGCTCTTGGCTGGGAGCTGCCTCTGGGGGACTGGGAGCTGCGGGGGTCCTCAGCAGCCGCTGGCCCAGCTATATGGGAGCTGATGGGGGAGGTGGCCTCCCCAGCTGCTGTCCAAATATGGAAGTCCTCTCCTCCCAGGGCGGGACCAATCGGGGCTCGGGGGCTTCCTTCATCACGGGAAGGAAGACCTCCTCCTGGTCACTCTGCTGATAAACAGCACGTGATGAAGTTTAGAGACTGGAGACGTGTCCTTTAGAGTTGAAACCGGACAATGCGTTCCCAGTCCTGTCTCTAGCAGAGGCGACTTACCCGCCTTGCCGGCCCCCGCCACCTGACCCGCACATGCCTGCCATGCTGCACCCCGCAGCAAAGTTGATTTTTTAAGTTATCTTCTAGCGAGAGGGAAGGCCAGCTCAGAAAGACTGTTAGGACACTCACCTGCCCCACAGCCAGGGCCCACAAGATGTGGGTGTCAACTAGGTAGGCGGGAAAGCAGGGTTAGGGTGGTGGGACAAATGAGAGGACCTTGCAGCTCTCCTGGCTGCAAGGGACCATGTGGgagtttgaaggacagagttagcCCCAAGGCCAAAGAGCCATAGAACAGACAGATGAGGGGGGTTGGCTCAGCAGAGCTCCTTGGTATTCTTCCCCATTGGCAGGGAGGGAGATGGGAGAGGAGCTCCCACATTCTTGGGCTCAACACTGACCGACCATCTGGCCTGTGCAAAAGACGCTTACTCAGTTGCCCCTGTTGGGGTCCCTTCTACAAGGGGAAATGCAAAGTGGGTTCCGGAGCTGAGTCTGGGCTAGGATTTGTCTATACAGGCAATTTGATCTTTATCCTGGCTGGGACCTTTGCCAGATTTTTATTTAACCGCGCGGCTTAGCAATGCAAATAAGCGGCCACTTCTGACTGGCCAGCAGATGGCGCCAGAGGAGCAAAGACTTCTCCAACCCGGTGTGGAAAACCCGGCACTTTGGGGACAAGGAGAGAGGGCGGGGTACTCCTCCCggcctttccatttctttttcattttcttctaaacAGCTGAATTTCCTTTTTAGCATCACAGACTTCCTAAGCTTATGAACACACAGCAAACACAAGCGCACCAGTCCTGTAATCTTAGCAGAGACTATTTGCAAAATGGAGAGAACAAATCACCTCCTATTTCACAGCCAGAGACCTGCCTGTGATTAGCTAAATGCTCAGGGTTGTAGTTAAGGCTGGGCTTGTCCTGCTACTTCATGCTGTGATGGCATTAGCCCAGGGAGGCCCAAGATCATCGAGTCAGGCACACAGTAGGTCACCCAGCCAGGCACACAGCAAGTCACCCGGCCAGGTACACAGCAGGTCATGCGGCCATGCACACAGTAGGTCACCCGGCCAGGCACACAGCAGGTTATGTGGCCATGCACACAGTAGGTCACCCGGCCAGGCATGCAGTAGTCACATAGCCAGACTTCCTGCAGGTGGACCCACTCTTCCATCTGGACTCTGTTCTGTGCACCTGTCTGCCCCCTCCAGGCACTGGGCTGGAAccctctccacctctccctttCCGTGCCCAGAGGGTGGTGGGAGGCTGCTCTGGGTTGAAGAGGCTGTGGAATTTCGTTGTGAGTGAACAAAAGGCTGCTGTCAGGCACCCAGGGTGGCAAGGGCTGTGGCAATGCTGGCGAGAAAGGAGGAGCTGTAAGACTGTCAGCTGTTAGGCTGGGCGGAGCCGAGTGCCTGCAGCACCCAGTGAAGTCAGGCTGCCACTCCCATCCAGGCATGTCTGGAATGCCAAAGCCCCCGTCAGATCTCCTCTGCAGGACATCC carries:
- the PRND gene encoding prion-like protein doppel, translated to MRKHLGGWGLAIVCVLLFSLLPTVKARGIKHRIKWNRKALPSTAQITEARVAENRPGTFIRQGQKLSIDFGPEGNKYYEANYWQFPDGIHYDGCSEGNVTKEVFVAKCINATQAANQGEFSREKQNKLHQRVLWRLIKELCSIKHCDFWLERGAGFPVTVGQPMVVLCLLIFTWVLVK